AGCTGGCGCCGCGAGTTGCGGACGACTCCCTCGCCCATCCGCTGCAGCAGGTAGTGCTGGAATCCGTTGAGTACGCCGCTGACGAGCACGAGGGCGAGCAGGATCCAGACGAGCGCGCCGAGCGGGACCGACTCCTGGACGCGCCCGATGACGGCGCCCACCAAGAGTGGCTGGCCGAGCGAGGCGAGCGCGCCCGCGAGGCTCAACGCAATGATCACCCCGAGGAGGCGCCGCTGCTCAAACAGGTAGGGGAGCAGTTCGCGGAAGCTCGCGCGGGGGCCCTGCGACGGGGTCCGCCCGCGCGACTTCCGAGTCTTCCGGGGCGGTTTGGTGTGCTGGCTCAAACGGTGTCCCGACTCAAGAAGCGCGGATAGTGCGTGCGAGCACCGCGACCTGCAGGGCGGCCTCGGCGGCCTCCTGGCCCTTCGACTCCTTCGAGCCGGGCAGGCCCGAGCGATCGAATGCTTGCTGCTCAGTGTCGACGGTCAAGATGCCGAACCCCACCGGCTTGCTCTCGTCGAGCGCGACCCTGGTGAGGCCCTCGGTGACCGCGGACGACACGTACTCGAAGTGGGGGGTCCCGCCGCGCACGATGACGCCGAGGCAGACCGCCGCGTCGTATCCGGCACGAAGCGCCGCCTGTGCCGCGAGGGGCAGCTCGAAGGCGCCGCCCACGCGGAACAGCACCTGTTCGGCGCCGGAATCGAGCAGCGTCTGCTCGGCGCCGGCGATCATGCCGTCGATGATCTCCTGGTGCCAGCTGCCGGCGATGATTGCGACCCGCAGGCCGCTGCCATCGACCGAGAGGTCCGGGGCGCCCGCGCCGCTCATTCCTGCTCCTCCAGTGTCGCGACCTGCACATCGGTGGGGAGTACGTGGCCCATTCGGTCGCGCTTGGTCTCGAGATACCCGGTGTTCTGGTCGGTGACGCCGACGTACAGCTGCACCCGCTCGGTCACGGTCACGCCGTGCGACTCGAGCTGGCTCACCTTGTCCGGGTTGTTCGTGAGTAGTCGGATGTGGTCGGCCCCCAGGTCTCCGAGGATCTCGGCCGCCGCAGTGTAGTCGCGCGCGTCCGCCGGGAGGCCGAGCTGCAGGTTGGCGTCCAGGGTGTCGACGCCCTGCTCCTGCAGCTGGTAGGCGCGCAGCTTGTTGGCCAGGCCGATGCCGCGACCCTCGTGCCCGCGCAGGTAGATCACGACGCCGCCCTCGGCCGCGATGCGGTCGAGCGACGCGTCGAGCTGGGGGCCGCACTCGCACTTGAGCGATCCGAAGGCCTCGCCCGTGATGCACTCGGAGTGCACGCGGACGAGCGCGCCCTCGCGGGGGACCTCGCCCGAGATGAGCGCGAGGTGGTCGACGCCGGCGCGGCGGTCGCGGTACGCGCGCATGCGCAGCTCGCCGTGCGTGGTCGGCACGAGCGTGTCCGCACGCATGCTGATGCGGCGGTGGCCCGTGATGGCAGGCGCGCCGTCGGGGTCGTGTTCGTTCAGGTAGCGCACGAGCTGCTCGATCGTGATGACCGGCACGTTGTCGCGCTCGCCGAGCTCGATGAGCCCGGGCAGGCGCATCATCTCGCCGTCGTCAGCGACGATCTCGGCGATGGCCGCGACGGGGCGGAGGCCTGCGAGCCGCATCAGCTCGACCGCGGCCTCGGTGTGCCCGTCGCGCACGCGCACGCCGCCGTCAACGGCGCGGAGCGGAAGCACGTGGCCCGGGCGACGCAGGTCGCTGGGAACGCCGTCGGCGTTCGCGAGCGCCCGCAGCGTCATTGTGCGGTCGGCCGCGCTGATGCCCGTCGTGATGCCGTGGGCGGCGTCGACGGTCACCGTGTATGCGGTACCGCGAACGTCCTCGTTGCGCTCGACCATCATGGGGAGCTCGAGCTGGTCGGCGACCTCATTCGTCATGGGCGCGCAGAGCAGGCCCGACGAGTACTTCACCGTCCAGGCGATCCACTCAGGGGTGGCGAGCTCGGCCGAGATGATGACGTCACCCTCGTTTTCGCGGCTCTCGTCGTCGGCGACGATGACGGGTCGGCCCTCGCGGATCGCCGCGACTGCGGTCTCAATGCTGGCGATGCTCATGCTCGCCCTCCTTCGGTGGTAGACGGTGAATCGGGAGTAGCGGAAGCTTCGGGGGCCGGCGAGGCAGGTGCCTGGGCGCCGGGGACGCCGGCGAAGGCTAGCATGCGGGCGACCTGGCGGGCGAGGATGTCGGTCTCGACGTTGACGCGGTCGCCTGGGACGAGCCCGCCGAGGGTCGTCGCCTCAAGCGTCTCGGGGATGAGCGACACCTCGAACCAATGCTCGGCGGCGTTCGGCTCAGAGATGGTCGACACGGTGAGCGAGACGCCCGAGAGCGTCACGGAACCCTTGTCGACAAGCAGCGGGGCAAGCTCGGCGGGTAGCGCGAAGCGGAGCACGCGCCACGCGTCGCCGGGACGGGCCTCGATCAGGGTCGCGGTGCCGTCAACGTGCCCCTGCACGATGTGCCCGCCGAGGCGGGTGTCGATGCGCGCCGCGCGCTCGAGGTTGACCCGGGAACCGGGAACGAGCTCGCCCAGGGTCGACATGTCGAGCGACTGCGCCATCACGTCGGCGGCGAAGGTGCCCGCGCCCTGCTCGATTACCGTAAGGCAGACGCCCGACACCGAGATGGAATCGCCGTGCCCCGCGTCGGAGGTAACGAGCGGGCCGCGGACGGTGAGGCGGAGCGAGTCGCCCACCGGTGTCAGCGCGACGATCTCACCGACCTCTTCAATGAGTCCCGTGAACATCGGATTCCTCTCGGTTAAAGCGTGCGTGGAAGAGTGTGTCGGCGCCGAGCCGGGTGGTCCGTTCGATCACGAGGCGCGGGGCGCCTGCGATGCTCGGTACGCCGATGTCGCCCAGGGCCGTGCGCGGCCCCCCGATCAGCACGGGGGCGACGTAGACCAGCAGCTCGTCCACGAGGCCCGCCGCGATCAGGGCGCTCGTGACGGTCGGCCCGCCCTCGACGAAGACGCTCGTGATTCCGCGGCTCGCGAGCAGCGCGAGGTCGGCGTGCAGGTCGTCGCCCGCCAGCAGGATCGGCGGGCCGGCGGGGTGCGCGCCAATGCGCGCTCCGGCCGGAATGGCGCGGTGCCCGAGGACGACCGGGATCGGCTGCGCGCCCGGCAGCAGCTCGCCGTCCGCGCCGCGCGCGGTGAGGCTCGGGTCGTCGGCAAGCAGGGTGCCCGTTCCCACCAGGATCGCGTCGGCGGATTGCCTGCGCTGGTGCACATCGGCGCGCGCCTCAGGGCCGGTGATCCACTGGCTCGAGCCGTCTGCCGCCGCGGCGCGGCCGTCGAGCGACTGCGCCCACTTCGCAATGACTCGGGGGCGGGGGACCGGCTGCTGGGGGGCGCGTGCGGCAAGCCAATCGGAGAGGAACGCGCGGGCCTCGTCCTCGAGCAGCCCGCCGACGACCTCGACTCCGGCAGCGCGGAGGCGTTCGGCGCCGCCACCCTCGGCGTGGCCCGGGTCGGCGAGCGCGAACACGACGCGGCCGATGCCCGCCTCGATCAGCGCAAGCGCGCAGGGGCCGGTGCGGCCGGTGTGGTTGCACGGTTCGAGGGTCACGACGGCGGTGAGTTCGGCGCCGTGGTCCTGCGCGGCCCGCGGCAGTTTCGCGAGGGCGGCGACCTCTGCATGGGGCGTGCCGGCGCCCTCGTGCCAGCCCTCGGCGACGATCTCGCCGTCGGGGCCCAAGATGACGCACCCCACGCGAGGGTTCGTGTCAGCGGCCGGCCCACGGGCGGCAAGCTCGAGCCCGCGCCGCATGGCGCTCTCGAGAATCTGCTGCTCGTGCATGTGCGGTTCGCCCCTTCATCGACTCTGGAATGTGAGCCGGGGTGCGAAAATCCGCGGGGTCGACAGACCACGCCGTGCTTCCTCTCATCCGGACTCGGGCGCCAAGGCACCCATCACCGTCGGTGCTGGAATTTCACCAGCTCAACCCTGCAGGCAGGGCTCGCGGACTTTCACCGCCGGTTCGGATTCTCACCGACCCCGGGAACACACACCTACCCTAACGTGGCGCAGCGGGGAACATTCCCGGAGCGTCACAAACCCTGAAATCCGCCCGCGATCGTGTTCATCGTGAGCACGATGATGAGGGCGTTGAAGAAGAAGCTGAGGGTCGTGTGCCAGACGACGGTCCACCGCATCTTCGAATCGTTCACCATCGAATCGGAGACGCCGAACGTCGTGCCGTTCGTGAACGAGAAGTACACGAAGTCGGTGAGACGGGGGTTGTCGGTGCCGGGGAACCGGATGGGCTGCGCGGGGGCGGCGCGCAGGCACCGCGAGTGGTAGAGCCGGGCGTACCCCCAGTGGAACATCGCCCACGACAACAGCATTGCCCAGAGCGGGATGACCTCGGCGATCGCCAGGTGGTCGGGCTCCTGGCGCATGACCAGCAGAGCCACTGCGGCGACGAGGCCCACCGCGCTCGACAGGAAGGCGGAGGCCGTGGCGAGCAGCGCCATGAGGCGCGCCGAGCTCGCGCGCGCGATAAAGACGTGATCGTCCTCGCGCGTGCGCAGGTCGATGTTGAGCCACAGGACCGTGCCCGCCAGATAGACCGTGGCGAGCACGCACCACAGGATCAAGGCGCCGAATTGGGTGTCGTCGTCGAACGCGAAGATGAACTCGAGTCCGATGGCGATCAGGGCGACCTGCATCAGAACGCCGACGCTCTCGACGACCACCGTCATCGTTGACGTTGCGGCGGTGCCGAGGCGAGCGAGCTTCGAAGACATGCTGATCAGACTACGGGTTTCCTGGCCACAGTCCACGGAGTAGCCTCGAACCGCAATCGTTTCGTCGGCGAATCAGGAGGCCTCATGAGCGGGACAGACGAACAGGGACGCGTCGCACTGGTGACCGGGGCTGCTCGCGGCATCGGCCGGGCCGTCGCCCTTCGCCTGGCGGCCGAGGGGCGCACCGTCGGGGTGCTCGACCGGAACGGCGACGAGGCTGAGGCGCTCGCGGCCGAGATCCGGGCCGCGGACGGACGGGCCTACGCGCTCGCCGCTGACGTGGCGAACGCCGCCGAGGTCGAGGCGGCGGTGGCTGAGCTCGCCGAG
This genomic stretch from Leucobacter sp. CX169 harbors:
- the ribD gene encoding bifunctional diaminohydroxyphosphoribosylaminopyrimidine deaminase/5-amino-6-(5-phosphoribosylamino)uracil reductase RibD, giving the protein MHEQQILESAMRRGLELAARGPAADTNPRVGCVILGPDGEIVAEGWHEGAGTPHAEVAALAKLPRAAQDHGAELTAVVTLEPCNHTGRTGPCALALIEAGIGRVVFALADPGHAEGGGAERLRAAGVEVVGGLLEDEARAFLSDWLAARAPQQPVPRPRVIAKWAQSLDGRAAAADGSSQWITGPEARADVHQRRQSADAILVGTGTLLADDPSLTARGADGELLPGAQPIPVVLGHRAIPAGARIGAHPAGPPILLAGDDLHADLALLASRGITSVFVEGGPTVTSALIAAGLVDELLVYVAPVLIGGPRTALGDIGVPSIAGAPRLVIERTTRLGADTLFHARFNREESDVHGTH
- the ribH gene encoding 6,7-dimethyl-8-ribityllumazine synthase, giving the protein MSGAGAPDLSVDGSGLRVAIIAGSWHQEIIDGMIAGAEQTLLDSGAEQVLFRVGGAFELPLAAQAALRAGYDAAVCLGVIVRGGTPHFEYVSSAVTEGLTRVALDESKPVGFGILTVDTEQQAFDRSGLPGSKESKGQEAAEAALQVAVLARTIRAS
- the ribA gene encoding GTP cyclohydrolase II, translating into MSIASIETAVAAIREGRPVIVADDESRENEGDVIISAELATPEWIAWTVKYSSGLLCAPMTNEVADQLELPMMVERNEDVRGTAYTVTVDAAHGITTGISAADRTMTLRALANADGVPSDLRRPGHVLPLRAVDGGVRVRDGHTEAAVELMRLAGLRPVAAIAEIVADDGEMMRLPGLIELGERDNVPVITIEQLVRYLNEHDPDGAPAITGHRRISMRADTLVPTTHGELRMRAYRDRRAGVDHLALISGEVPREGALVRVHSECITGEAFGSLKCECGPQLDASLDRIAAEGGVVIYLRGHEGRGIGLANKLRAYQLQEQGVDTLDANLQLGLPADARDYTAAAEILGDLGADHIRLLTNNPDKVSQLESHGVTVTERVQLYVGVTDQNTGYLETKRDRMGHVLPTDVQVATLEEQE
- a CDS encoding DUF1345 domain-containing protein; translation: MSSKLARLGTAATSTMTVVVESVGVLMQVALIAIGLEFIFAFDDDTQFGALILWCVLATVYLAGTVLWLNIDLRTREDDHVFIARASSARLMALLATASAFLSSAVGLVAAVALLVMRQEPDHLAIAEVIPLWAMLLSWAMFHWGYARLYHSRCLRAAPAQPIRFPGTDNPRLTDFVYFSFTNGTTFGVSDSMVNDSKMRWTVVWHTTLSFFFNALIIVLTMNTIAGGFQGL
- a CDS encoding riboflavin synthase; amino-acid sequence: MFTGLIEEVGEIVALTPVGDSLRLTVRGPLVTSDAGHGDSISVSGVCLTVIEQGAGTFAADVMAQSLDMSTLGELVPGSRVNLERAARIDTRLGGHIVQGHVDGTATLIEARPGDAWRVLRFALPAELAPLLVDKGSVTLSGVSLTVSTISEPNAAEHWFEVSLIPETLEATTLGGLVPGDRVNVETDILARQVARMLAFAGVPGAQAPASPAPEASATPDSPSTTEGGRA